Genomic window (Chryseobacterium sp. H1D6B):
TTTTAGCGACAGATTTAGCAGCGACATCTCCGCTTAAAGGAGCTCCAAAAGCACCGATTAAAGCAAAACCTGCCGCAATTTTAAATGCTTTGGTATGGAATTCTACATTTTTCTTTTTCATAATTAAATAGGCGTGGACTCCTGCCACCGCAAACCCTGTAGCACAAAATGCTGCGACGGTCATGTGCAGTGCCTGTGGGAACCAGGCGTCATTAAACATAGCTTTTATCGGGTCTATATTTAAATACTGGCCGTCAATATAATCAAAACCGGCAGGAGAGTTCATCCAGGCGTTGGCAGCAACTACTAGAATTCCGGAGGCTAGTCCGCTTAATCCAACTAGAAATCCGCAGAACCAGTGGAACCATTTATTGAATTTATCCCATCCATACAGAAAAAAACCGATAGCAATGGCTTCAATAAAAAAAGCTGTTCCTTCAAGAGAAAACGGCATTCCGAAAATAGGTCCGGCATGTTTCATGAATCCCGGCCATAGAAGTCCGAGTTCAAAAGAAAGCATCGTTCCTGAAACCGCCCCGGTGGCAAATAATATGGCAACTCCTTTGCTCCATGCTTTTGTAAGTCCTTTGTATACTTCGTTATTGGTTTTAAGATATTTCCAGTGTGCGAAAGCCATTAAGAAAGGCATTACCATGCCCACACAGGCGAAAATAATGTGGAAACCCAGCGATAAGGCCATCTGAGCACGGGCTGCAATGAAATCGTCCATAATATCAAATTTTAAGTAAATAAAGTTACGTATAAATTATTGACGGTCTGTATGATTTAAAACAGCCAGGGTTCTAGAATTTCCTAATAACTTTGATATTTTTAAATTAAAATTACCGTTTGTTTTTGCGGAAAATCATCCTCTTTTTTTGATATATTTTAACTTTGATAAGTCGGAAAAATTCACGATATTTGTAGGTCTTTGCATTACGCAAATATTATAATTTTATATGAGTCAAAAACAATATACAGCTAGCAGTATCCAGGCATTAGAAGGCATGGAACACGTTCGATTAAGACCATCTATGTACATTGGAGATGTAGGAGTAAGAGGTCTTCATCATTTGGTTTATGAAGTAGTAGATAACTCTATTGATGAGGCTTTAGCAGGACACTGCGATACCATTTTGGTAACCATTCATCAAGGCGAGAGTATCTCTGTAAAAGATAATGGTAGAGGAATTCCTGTAGACTTTCACGAAAAAGAACAAAAATCTGCTCTAGAAGTTGTAATGACTAAAATTGGAGCAGGAGGAAAATTTGATAAAGATTCTTACAAAGTGTCCGGAGGACTTCACGGAGTTGGTGTTTCTTGTGTAAACGCTCTTTCAACTTTGTTAATCGCTACAGTAAGCCGTGACGGTAAATTGTATCAGCAAAAATATTCAGAAGGGAAAGCACTTGCAGATGTTGCTGAAATTGGAACGACCACTGAAAGAGGAACAGAAGTTTTCTTTCAGCCGGATGGTACCATCTTCCAGGAACTTGTGTATAACTATGATACCCTTGCAACAAGATTGAGAGAACTTGCTTTTCTTAATAAAGGGATTACTATAACTCTTATTGATGAGAGAAATCCTAATGACGATGGTTCTTTTCCTGCAGAAATTTTCCATTCTGAAGGAGGGTTAAAAGAGTTTGTTGAATTTATCGATGGAAATCGTGAGTCTATCATGGAACACGTAATTTTCATGGAAGGTGAAAGAGATGATATTCCTGTAGAAGTAGCCATGCGTTACAATACTTCATTTAACGAAAATCTGCATTCTTACGTTAATAATATCAATACCCATGAAGGAGGTACTCACTTAGCAGGTTTCAGACGTGCTTTAACGAGAACCTTGAAAAAGTATGCTGATGATTTGGGAATTCCTGCAAAAGAAAAAGTAGAGATTACAGGGGATGATTTCCGTGAAGGTTTAACGGCAGTAATTTCAGTAAAAGTAATGGAGCCTCAGTTTGAAGGACAGACAAAAACGAAATTAGGTAACTCCGAAGTTTCTGGTGCTGTTGATAAGATTGTAGGGGAGATGCTTACCAACTTCTTGGAAGAAAATCCTAACGAAGCAAAAATTATCGTTCAGAAAGTTGTATTAGCCGCAAAAGCTAGACAAGCCGCAAAAAAGGCGCGTGAAATGGTTCAGAGAAAATCGCCGATGGGCGGATCTGGACTTCCAGGGAAATTATCTGACTGTTCATCAAAAAGCCCTGCAGAATCTGAATTGTTCTTAGTAGAGGGAGATTCAGCAGGTGGAACTGCAAAACAAGGTAGAGACAGGCATTTTCAAGCTATTTTACCATTAAGAGGTAAGATCCTGAATGTGGAAAAATCTATGCTTCATAAAGTGTATGATAACGAGGAGATTAAAAATATTTATACAGCTCTTGGGGTTTCTGTAGGAACAGAGGAAGACAGCAAAGCTTTAAATATGGCTAAACTAAGATATCATAAAGTGGTTATCATGACCGATGCTGATATTGACGGTTCTCACATTTCTACCCTTATCCTTACTTTCTTCTTCCGTTTTATGAAGGAGCTTATCGAGAATGGATATATTTATATAGCACAGCCGCCTTTATATTTATTGAAAAAAGGAAACAAGAAAATATATGCCTATAACGAAAAAGAACGTGAAGAATTTACGTTGGAAATGTCGCCGGACGGAAAAGGAGTAGAGGTACAACGTTATAAAGGTCTTGGGGAAATGAATCCTGAACAGCTTTGGGAAACAACCCTGAACCCTGAACACAGAATCTTGAAACAGGTAACTATTGATAATGCAGTAGAAGCTGACAATATTTTCTCAATGCTGATGGGAGACGAAGTTCCGCCAAGAAGAGAGTTTATAGAGAAAAATGCAAAATATGCTAAAATTGATGTATAATCGGTTTTAATTTAAATACAATGTAAAGGCCTCAAGTTAATTGAGGCCTTTTTTATACACGAAAAGTGAATTAATAAATAAATTTTAACACTTATTAAGAATTTTCGCTATTTTTGTTAAATTTTTTTAACCATGATGAAGATATTATGTATTGGAGCCTTTTCAATAGCTTCTTTATATTACTCGCAGAACTATCCGGCATCTGCAATTCCTGAAAACTTAAAACAAAATGCAAATGTTGTTGTAAGAAAGGATTTTACGACGATTCAAATCAATAAAATTGATGAAATAAAATACCAATATAACACGGTAACCACTGTTTTGAATAAAGATGGAAATTCAAAAGCAGCGGCTTATATTCCTTATGAAAAAGGAGACCAGATTTCAGATATTAAAGTAACAATCTATGATGAAGCTGGTAAAAAGGTAAAGACCTATTCAAAATCAGATTTTGGAGACTACGCTAATAATACGCAGGGTGCATTTTATTCGAATAATAGGGTTTTAGTTTTATCTTTTACCCCTACTCAATATCCTTATACTGTTGATTTTTCTTATCAGCTTACTAATCAAAATACTGTTTTTATTCCGGATTTTGTCCCGTTCTTCTCTACGAATACGTCTTTGGAAGAAGGCCAGTTTAAAATCATTAATAATTCTGGTATTGAACTTCGGACAAAGACCTATCCTTCAAAATATGATTATACCACAGTTAAAGAAAGCACTAACGGAGGAGAGAAAATATACACCTATAAAAATGTTCCGGCAGTTGATGATGCTTTTCTGTTGCCGCAGCCTGTAAAAATACTGCCGAAAGTGAGCTTTTCTCTTACAAAGTTTAATCTTGAAGGGAAAGAAGGAAGTATGAATAACTGGGACGATTTTGGGGCTTGGTACTATAACAGTCTTTTACAGCCCGTTTCTGTCTCTACTCCAGCAATTAAAGCTGAGGTGGCCTCTCTTAATCTGCAGGGGTCTACAGAAGAAAAGGTGAAAAAACTGTATCAGCATATGCAGGCAAAAACCAGATATATTTTTGTGGCTTTAGGAATTGGCGGCTGGCAGCCTATGCCTCCGGATGAAGTGGACAGAAAAGGATATGGAGATTGTAAAGGACTGACCAATTATATGAAAACGTTATTGGACGAAGCAGGAATTCCGTCTGTGTATTCTGTGATCAATTCAAATTCTTCTCAGGTTTCTTTTGATTCTGATTTTCCAAAAATGGGCGGTAATCACGTTATTTTGATGGTGCCTACTGAAAAAGGAAATATCTGGCTGGAAAACACTTCACAACAAATAGCTTTTAATCATTTAGGCTATAGAACTACAGACAGAAATGTACTTTCAATAAGAAAAAATGGAATAGAGCTTGTGAATACCCCTGTGTACAGTGCGGATCAGAACAAGGAAATGCAGAGTTTAAAAGTAAAATTAAATGAGGATAACAGTATTACTGGGGAAGGGCAGTTTTCTTATACAGGAAGCCAGTATGATTTTAATTTAGCCTACTCAAATCTTACAGCTAAAGAAAGAAATGAAGCCGTAAAAAGTCAGCTTGATGTATTGAATTTTGAGAAAATTGAAATGAAAAACTTCTTGAACGATAGAGATCATGCAGTCGTAAAGTATGATTTAGACTTTAAAGCCAATAATTATTCTAAAAATGCCGGAAGCAGTATGATATTTAGAGCTGTTCCTATTTTTACCAATAAATTTTATAAAATAGAAGAAAATAGGACGCTTCCTTTTGAAATAGGACAGTCTTTTGAAGATGAATATCATATAAGTTTTATGATTCCAAAAAATTATAAAATCGATGAAGTTCCTGAGAATGTTACGATCAACTCTGAGTTCGGTACGTACAGTTTAAATTTTGTTAAAAATGGAGAAGAAATAAAAGTAAACCGGATCATACGAGTGAATAAAGGGTTATATCCAAAAGAAAAATATAACGACTATATTAATTTCAGAAAAAAAACTATAAACATTGATAACTCAAAAATTTTAATTACTAAAATCTAAACATGAAAAAAATATTCTTACTTGTTTTTTGCTCAGCCAATTTAATTTTTGTTGCTGCCCAAAAACAAGAATTTTTAAGTCCGCCTAAATTTAATGATGCAGATCTATCCAAGCAAAAATCTCTTCTGGATGAAAATACTCCTGCCGAAATTTTATATAAATCTGTTTATTTTATGGTAGACCATTCTACGGGATTGCTCCATAAAAAATATTATTACAGAGTAAAGATTTACAATAAAGACAAAGCTGAAGACTGGCTGAATCTTGAAATCCCTTTGTATCAGAACGGAAGCAGTCAAGAAACTCTTTCTAAAATGAAAGCATTTACCTATAATTTGGAAAATGGAACTGTAGTTTCAACCAAAGTAGAAAAAAATTCAAAATATAAAAGCAAGGAAAGCAAGAACGTTTCTATCACTAAATTTGCCTTTCCCAATGTAAAAGACGGCTCCATTTTGGAATATCAGTTTGAAGTTTCGTCACCTTTCTTATTTGCAATTCCTGAAATTTTGATAGAGTCTGATACTCCGTCGCTGTACACAGAATATGCTTTAGATGCCCCTTTGAACATTGCCTACAATATAAATTATACAGGTTCGCTGCTGCCGAAGTATAAAACTGTTGAAGAAAGAAATCAATATGGATCTGAATATAAAACCTATAGATTCGGATATACAAATTTAAAAGGATTTAAGACCGAAAAATTTGTGAAAAATGATAGAAATTACCGGACTAAAATAAGTGCTGAATTAAATTCAACTAATTTTGGATTGTTGAAATTATACTCTTCATCTTGGGAAGAAATCAAAAAAAGGCTGTATGCAAACGAATCTTTTGGTGAAGAGTTGAAAAAATCAAAGCTCGCTAAAGAGAATATGCCTGCCGGTATTTCGGATCTAAAAGAGGATGTAGAAAAAGCAGATGCTATATTTAAATATGTCCAGAAAAATTTCACTTGGAATAAAGACAGAGGAGTTTACACTGAAAACGGACTGAAAAAATTGCTGGAAACCAAAATAGGGAATGCGGCTGAAATTAATCTATTTTTAATTCTAATGTTTAGAGAGGCAGGGCTGAAATCAGATCCTCTTCTTATTTCTACAGTAGATAATGGGGTGATCAATTTAGCTTCTCCCAATATTTCGAATATGAATTTTGTAATTGCAGTTATTGATACAAAAGACGGCTATCATCTGTATGATGCTACCTCAAAGCAGTCTTCAATGGATGAGCTGCCTCCTAGAGACTGGAATGATTTCGGTATTTTATTAGCCAAAGAGAAAATCAGCCAGGTACAGATGATCAACGCAAAATCAAGTTTTAATTATCTTACAGTTAATGCAAAAATTAATGACGGCGGAACTATTTCGGGAACTTATTCTGATAGAGATACGGGAACTTATGCTATGTCTGCAAAAGAAAGCTATGATGATAATACCGATAAGTACAAGAAACAGTACAAAGATAATTTTTCGATAGACTTTACAGGGATTGACTCTAAAATCTTGGAAAATGGTGATTTTGAAAGTACAATGAATTTTTCTTCAGAAAATCTTATTGACAGAGTCGGGAAAAAAATAATTATCAACCCTATGCTGTTTCTGAATAAAAACTCTAATGAATTTGACCAGACTGAAGAAAGACAGTACAGGATTGACTTTATTTCGGCTTTTACTAAAGTAAAAAAAGTAGTATTAGAAATTCCTGAAGGATATGTAGTAGAGGAACTGCCGAAAAGTAAAAAAATCGTTACAGAAGATAAAGAAATAGAATACAGCTATATTGCAGAACAAAAAGGAAACAAACTTGAAATTACTTCAACTACGAAAATTGCAAGTGCAGATTATCCTAAAGAATATTATCCTGCATTTAAACAGATCTGGGGAGTTGCATCAAAAAGTGAAAATCAGGTAATAAGTTTAATTAAAAAATAGAAGACATATCTTATTATTGTTTATATTTGGAAGAACCAATAAAAAATAATAACATGATAACTCTTTTACAAGCAGATCCTTACGATAGTATGGATGCTGCATCTGGAGCTGCGGCGGCAGGATTAGGAATAGGAATGTTGATTTTCTATTTAATCGTTTATTTATTCTATGGATATTGTATGTATAAAATATTCCAAAAGGCAGGCAGAGAAGATGCTTGGGCAGGATTTGTTCCTATTTATAGTGCAGTTGTTCTTCTGGATATTGTAAAAAAACCGATTTGGTGGATTATTTTATTTATTATACCTCTGGTAAATATCTATGCTGCATGGGTAGTTTATGATAGATTATCTAAAGGATTCAATAAAGAAACTCCTCTATATACAATTCTTTTATTCTTTTTAGGATTTATTTTTATTCCTGTACTGGCTTTCGGAAGCGACAAGTATGACAGCAGTAGAATTCCTAACGACTAAAAAATAATAAAAAAATATAAAAACCATTCATTTTGTGAATGGTTTTTGCATATATAAGAAAAATTGAAAATATGAAAAATACAATTGCTGTTTTAGTACTGTCTTCCTTTTTTATTTTTTCTGCATGTAAGAAAAAAGAATCGGGTACAGAAACTGTAAAAATAGGGACAAATGAACCTCAGAAATTTGTTGTAGACTCTGTTAAAATAAGTGATTCCATAAAAATTGGTGATTCACTCTCAGTACAGTATTCGTCTAAATTACTTGTTTTCCCTACTATTAAGGATAAAAAACTGCTAGACAGTATTTATTTTGGAAATAAAGGAATCAGTGATTTTTCAAAAGAAGGGCTGCAGAATCTTTTACAGAAAGAAAAGAATGAATATTTTGGCTCAATACGGAAAGACAGCAAAGATTGGATCTCAGATATTTCCTTCAAGCAGGACTGGTATTCTGAGAATGATATGAATTTGAAATCTAATACAAATGATTTTATGCATATTCAATATTTATCAAGTTCATACGAAGGCGGTGCCCACGGAAATTATGGTTTTGGTGAAAGGGTTTTCGATTTAAAAAATAATAAAAAAGTTGAGCTGCAGGATATTACTTCTATGCCTAAAGATAAAATAGAGAAATTATTAAAGAAGAATATTGATAAAACACACAGTGGATCAACAGACTCGGGGGATGATGTGAAAAATTCTGATATGCTTTTGGTAGATGTAATTCCGGCTTCGGATAATTTTTATTTTGATGATAAAAATATTTATTTCCACTATAGTCCTTATGAAATTGCGGCCTACGCTGCGGGAGACATCACAATTCCTGTTTCATGGGAAGAGCTGAAAGGAACTCTAAAACCTGAATTTAAAGAAAGAATGAAAATTAAATAATTTAAATGCTTCCAATTTAGGAAGCATTTTCTATTTTTGTGCCAATGGAAAAAGCAGCTTTTATCATCAATCCTTTTTCAGCTAAAAAGAATTATCAGCCGTTTCTTAATGAGCTTAAAAAAAAGGTGGATAATCCTTTGTATTATGTTTCTGAATCTATTCAGGGAACGGATGAATTCATTCAAAAACATTTTGATGAGGTAGATGTTTTTGTAGCGATAGGGGGTGACGGAACTATTTCCACCGTAGCCCGAAACTTGATTAATACTGAGAAAATTCTAGCAATTTTCCCTGCAGGTTCGGGAAATGGTTTTTCTAATGAAACAAAGTTTAATAAAAATTTAGACGAACTTTTAGAAAAAATAAAAGTAAAAAAATCCAGAAAAATAGATACTTTCACTGTAAATGAAAGACTTTCCATCAATGTCTCAGGCACTGGCTTTGATGGTAAAGTGGTGAAAGAATTTGAAAAAACAGACCGTGGCTTTAAAAATTATATTAAAGTTTCTGTTAAAACATTTTTCAATTATAAGCCGATAAAAGTTAAATTTGTCAGTGAAGCCTATCAGCAGTATAATGGAAGGTATTTAATGATGAATATTGCTAATACCCGTCAGTTCGGTAATAATGCTTATATAGCTCCCAATGCGAGTA
Coding sequences:
- a CDS encoding DUF3857 domain-containing protein, with protein sequence MKKIFLLVFCSANLIFVAAQKQEFLSPPKFNDADLSKQKSLLDENTPAEILYKSVYFMVDHSTGLLHKKYYYRVKIYNKDKAEDWLNLEIPLYQNGSSQETLSKMKAFTYNLENGTVVSTKVEKNSKYKSKESKNVSITKFAFPNVKDGSILEYQFEVSSPFLFAIPEILIESDTPSLYTEYALDAPLNIAYNINYTGSLLPKYKTVEERNQYGSEYKTYRFGYTNLKGFKTEKFVKNDRNYRTKISAELNSTNFGLLKLYSSSWEEIKKRLYANESFGEELKKSKLAKENMPAGISDLKEDVEKADAIFKYVQKNFTWNKDRGVYTENGLKKLLETKIGNAAEINLFLILMFREAGLKSDPLLISTVDNGVINLASPNISNMNFVIAVIDTKDGYHLYDATSKQSSMDELPPRDWNDFGILLAKEKISQVQMINAKSSFNYLTVNAKINDGGTISGTYSDRDTGTYAMSAKESYDDNTDKYKKQYKDNFSIDFTGIDSKILENGDFESTMNFSSENLIDRVGKKIIINPMLFLNKNSNEFDQTEERQYRIDFISAFTKVKKVVLEIPEGYVVEELPKSKKIVTEDKEIEYSYIAEQKGNKLEITSTTKIASADYPKEYYPAFKQIWGVASKSENQVISLIKK
- a CDS encoding DUF5684 domain-containing protein; this encodes MITLLQADPYDSMDAASGAAAAGLGIGMLIFYLIVYLFYGYCMYKIFQKAGREDAWAGFVPIYSAVVLLDIVKKPIWWIILFIIPLVNIYAAWVVYDRLSKGFNKETPLYTILLFFLGFIFIPVLAFGSDKYDSSRIPND
- a CDS encoding YegS/Rv2252/BmrU family lipid kinase is translated as MFVPMEKAAFIINPFSAKKNYQPFLNELKKKVDNPLYYVSESIQGTDEFIQKHFDEVDVFVAIGGDGTISTVARNLINTEKILAIFPAGSGNGFSNETKFNKNLDELLEKIKVKKSRKIDTFTVNERLSINVSGTGFDGKVVKEFEKTDRGFKNYIKVSVKTFFNYKPIKVKFVSEAYQQYNGRYLMMNIANTRQFGNNAYIAPNASKSDGLVDIVLVKKFPLTYSALFAFRMFTKRLKDDDYVTYLPVSEIEFKVNTTNWHLDGEFNKIKSPVHVKVLPASLTILI
- the gyrB gene encoding DNA topoisomerase (ATP-hydrolyzing) subunit B, translated to MSQKQYTASSIQALEGMEHVRLRPSMYIGDVGVRGLHHLVYEVVDNSIDEALAGHCDTILVTIHQGESISVKDNGRGIPVDFHEKEQKSALEVVMTKIGAGGKFDKDSYKVSGGLHGVGVSCVNALSTLLIATVSRDGKLYQQKYSEGKALADVAEIGTTTERGTEVFFQPDGTIFQELVYNYDTLATRLRELAFLNKGITITLIDERNPNDDGSFPAEIFHSEGGLKEFVEFIDGNRESIMEHVIFMEGERDDIPVEVAMRYNTSFNENLHSYVNNINTHEGGTHLAGFRRALTRTLKKYADDLGIPAKEKVEITGDDFREGLTAVISVKVMEPQFEGQTKTKLGNSEVSGAVDKIVGEMLTNFLEENPNEAKIIVQKVVLAAKARQAAKKAREMVQRKSPMGGSGLPGKLSDCSSKSPAESELFLVEGDSAGGTAKQGRDRHFQAILPLRGKILNVEKSMLHKVYDNEEIKNIYTALGVSVGTEEDSKALNMAKLRYHKVVIMTDADIDGSHISTLILTFFFRFMKELIENGYIYIAQPPLYLLKKGNKKIYAYNEKEREEFTLEMSPDGKGVEVQRYKGLGEMNPEQLWETTLNPEHRILKQVTIDNAVEADNIFSMLMGDEVPPRREFIEKNAKYAKIDV
- a CDS encoding DUF3298 and DUF4163 domain-containing protein; this translates as MKNTIAVLVLSSFFIFSACKKKESGTETVKIGTNEPQKFVVDSVKISDSIKIGDSLSVQYSSKLLVFPTIKDKKLLDSIYFGNKGISDFSKEGLQNLLQKEKNEYFGSIRKDSKDWISDISFKQDWYSENDMNLKSNTNDFMHIQYLSSSYEGGAHGNYGFGERVFDLKNNKKVELQDITSMPKDKIEKLLKKNIDKTHSGSTDSGDDVKNSDMLLVDVIPASDNFYFDDKNIYFHYSPYEIAAYAAGDITIPVSWEELKGTLKPEFKERMKIK
- a CDS encoding cytochrome ubiquinol oxidase subunit I; the protein is MDDFIAARAQMALSLGFHIIFACVGMVMPFLMAFAHWKYLKTNNEVYKGLTKAWSKGVAILFATGAVSGTMLSFELGLLWPGFMKHAGPIFGMPFSLEGTAFFIEAIAIGFFLYGWDKFNKWFHWFCGFLVGLSGLASGILVVAANAWMNSPAGFDYIDGQYLNIDPIKAMFNDAWFPQALHMTVAAFCATGFAVAGVHAYLIMKKKNVEFHTKAFKIAAGFALIGAFGAPLSGDVAAKSVAKRQPIKLAAMEAHFETERGAAFVIGGIPDEKKGEIKYALKIPKVLSFLVSNDFNSEVKGLNDFPRDEWPPVAVVHYAFQIMIFFGVVMICIGAVYLYSLFFKKEWLTKNWLLKTFLFATPFGYIALEAGWTVTEVGRQPWIIYGVMRTIDAVTPMPGIQYSFYFFTAIFVSLSLIIIFLLRRQIKMVPKLYDPTDIQFNDKNKKS
- a CDS encoding DUF3857 domain-containing protein; its protein translation is MMKILCIGAFSIASLYYSQNYPASAIPENLKQNANVVVRKDFTTIQINKIDEIKYQYNTVTTVLNKDGNSKAAAYIPYEKGDQISDIKVTIYDEAGKKVKTYSKSDFGDYANNTQGAFYSNNRVLVLSFTPTQYPYTVDFSYQLTNQNTVFIPDFVPFFSTNTSLEEGQFKIINNSGIELRTKTYPSKYDYTTVKESTNGGEKIYTYKNVPAVDDAFLLPQPVKILPKVSFSLTKFNLEGKEGSMNNWDDFGAWYYNSLLQPVSVSTPAIKAEVASLNLQGSTEEKVKKLYQHMQAKTRYIFVALGIGGWQPMPPDEVDRKGYGDCKGLTNYMKTLLDEAGIPSVYSVINSNSSQVSFDSDFPKMGGNHVILMVPTEKGNIWLENTSQQIAFNHLGYRTTDRNVLSIRKNGIELVNTPVYSADQNKEMQSLKVKLNEDNSITGEGQFSYTGSQYDFNLAYSNLTAKERNEAVKSQLDVLNFEKIEMKNFLNDRDHAVVKYDLDFKANNYSKNAGSSMIFRAVPIFTNKFYKIEENRTLPFEIGQSFEDEYHISFMIPKNYKIDEVPENVTINSEFGTYSLNFVKNGEEIKVNRIIRVNKGLYPKEKYNDYINFRKKTINIDNSKILITKI